One Triplophysa rosa linkage group LG9, Trosa_1v2, whole genome shotgun sequence genomic window carries:
- the plaua gene encoding plasminogen activator, urokinase a, with product MKSVFRILLLTCALCFIEATYRWPNNFGKGPGIPTRKQAGECMPDGSDESKYGGKVSVTVNGRICIPWDVLPIRRHLALSLKNCHHNFCRNPDGRFRPWCMVRRGKRLIQESCDIPTSETKTTTSPAPEPLKQDTELTCGERNLPHMSKIVGGLRSSVESQPWMAAIFMGNGFVCGGTLIAPCWVLTAAHCFPSGEETKIWKYSVSLGRNTISETDSKEQKFSVSKLVVHQGFDYRTENYTHDIALLKIVNGDGKCAMKTNSVRTACLPPFQQMVPSGFYCEIAGYGRYQRGGFEYSRHLKMARVELISQSDCQHKYYNEDEVNRYMFCAAGRNWEDDACQGDSGGPLVCEINNTMFLFGIISWGKECAEQSNPGVYTKVTKYNQWIAKHTGLPAYTIGSRFPQKD from the exons ATGAAGAGCGTTTTCAGGATATTACTGTTAACATGTGCTCTGTGTTTCATTGAAGCG acTTACCGTTGGCCTAATAATTTTGGAAAAGGCCCTGGTATTCCAACACGGA AGCAGGCTGGTGAGTGCATGCCTGATGGAAGTGATGAAAGCAAATATGGAGGAAAAGTGTCAGTAACAGTCAATGGACGAATCTGTATTCCCTGGGATGTACTCCCAATCAGAAGACATCTGGCCCTTTCCCTTAAGAACTGCCATCATAACTTCTGCAG GAATCCAGATGGCAGATTTAGGCCTTGGTGTATGGTAAGAAGAGGAAAACGTCTGATCCAAGAAAGCTGTGACATTCCCACCAGTGAAACAAAGACGA CCACAAGTCCAGCACCTGAACCACTAAAGCAAGACACAG AATTAACATGTGGGGAGCGAAACTTACCCCATATGTCAAAGATTGTTGGAGGATTAAGGTCATCTGTTGAGTCTCAGCCTTGGATGGCAGCTATCTTCATGGGAAATGGGTTTGTTTGTGGAGGAACTCTCATTGCTCCATGCTGGGTCCTCACTGCAGCTCACTGTTTCCCTTCAGG TGAGGAAACAAAAATATGGAAATACTCTGTCTCCTTGGGAAGGAATACCATCAGTGAAACTGACTCAAAAGAGCAGAAATTCTCTGTGAGCAAACTTGTGGTCCATCAAGGCTTTGACTACAGAACTGAAAACTACACCCATGACATTG CTCTACTGAAGATAGTGAACGGTGATGGCAAATGTGCCATGAAGACAAACTCGGTGAGAACCGCCTGCCTTCCTCCATTCCAGCAAATGGTTCCCTCAGGATTCTACTGTGAGATTGCTGGCTATGGAAGATATCAAAGGG GTGGCTTTGAATATTCCCGACATCTGAAAATGGCTCGGGTCGAACTAATTTCCCAGAGTGACTGCCAGCACAAGTATTACAATGAGGACGAAGTCAACAGATACATGTTTTGCGCAGCTGGCAGAAATTGGGAAGACGATGCTTGCCAG GGTGACTCTGGAGGGCCCTTAGTATGcgaaataaataacacaatgtTCCTATTCGGTATCATTAGCTGGGGAAAAGAGTGTGCGGAACAGTCAAATCCAGGGGTTTACACAAAAGTCACCAAATATAACCAATGGATAGCAAAGCATACGGGTTTACCCGCATATACAATAGGTTCCAGGTTTCCACAGAAGGATTAA